The following are encoded together in the Nyctibius grandis isolate bNycGra1 chromosome 5, bNycGra1.pri, whole genome shotgun sequence genome:
- the HCFC2 gene encoding host cell factor 2 isoform X3 codes for MAAAAAGLSWRRVSSSTGPVPRSRHGHRAVAIRELVIIFGGGNEGIADELHVYNTATNQWFLPAVRGDIPPGCAAHGFVCDGTRILVFGGMVEYGRYSNDLYELQASRWLWKKVKPQAPSTGSPPCPRLGHSFSLYGNKCYLFGGLANESEDSNNNVPRYLNDFYELELQHASGVVGWSIPVTKGILPSPRESHTAIVYCRKDLGNPKMYIFGGMCGCRLNDLWELDIETMTWSRPETKGTVPLPRSLHTANVIGNKMYVFGGWVPQSAGGEISAHDGEWKCTGSFSYLNLDTTEWIGLISDCQEDKSNLLPGPRAGHCAVAVGTRLYIWSGRDGYRKAWNNQVCCKDLWYLDTEKPPAPSQVQLIRATTNSFQVKWDEVPTVEGYLLQLHADSPVPSVAGIPGTGVPETSVLSSQGPQTSANVGELHDLDKRTVNPDASVSSTVSSTRTMVTQQAVKTESSSTNGAVVKDETSLTTFNSKSEAAETAYITPSTRVNTGQTNDSHSSKTPQRQMAPVKTRDRRWYDVGIFKNNSAVVSQFYLLPEETLSISNKMESADVPDYRLLKKQDLFPGTVYRFRVAAINGCGVGPFSKVSEFKTCIPGFPGAPSTVKITKSVDCIHLSWEPPASPSGNILEYSAYLAIRSTQLQENPSQLVFMRIYCGLKTSCIVTAAQLSNAHVDYTSRPAIVFRISAKNERGYGPATQVRWLQDMKTSSSK; via the exons ATGGCGGCGGCCGCCGCTGGACTGAGCTGGAGGCGGGTGTCTTCCTCCACGGGGCCGGTGCCGCGTTCCCGCCACGGGCACCGTGCGGTCGCCATTCGCGAGCTGGTCATTATCTTCGGGGGCGGCAACGAGGGCATCGCCGATGAGCTGCACGTCTACAACACGg cTACAAATCAGTGGTTCCTTCCTGCTGTAAGGGGAGATATTCCTCCAGGCTGTGCAGCACATGGATTTGTTTGTGATGGTACCAGAATACTAGTTTTTGGAGGAATGGTTGAATATGGAAGATACAGTAATGATTTATATGAATTACAG GCAAGTCGATGGCtctggaaaaaagtaaaacctcAGGCTCCTTCCACTGGATCACCACCTTGTCCTCGACTTGGCCACAGCTTTTCTTTATACGGTAACAAGTGCTATTTATTTGGTGGCCTGGCAAATGAAAGTGAGGATTCAAATAATAATGTTCCCAG ATATTTAAATGATTTCTATGAACTGGAGCTGCAACATGCTTCTGGAGTTGTTGGCTGGAGTATTCCTGTGACCAAAGGGATCTTGCCATCTCCCCGAGAATCTCACACAGCCATCGTATACTGCAGAAAAGATTTGGGAAATCCAAAGATGTATATTTTTGGAGGGATGTGTGGCTGTCGGCTTAATGATCTCTGGGAACTTGACATAG aaaccATGACCTGGTCAAGACCAGAAACTAAAGGGACAGTACCACTTCCTCGCAGTCTCCATACGGCCAATGTAATAGGAAACAA AATGTATGTTTTTGGTGGATGGGTTCCACAGTCAGCAGGAGGTGAAATTTCTGCTCATGATGGTGAATGGAAATGTACCGGTTCATTTTCTTATCTTAATTTGG ATACCACAGAATGGATAGGTCTGATCTCAGATTGCCAGGAGGACAAAAGTAACTTGTTACCAGGGCCAAGAGCAGGACACTGTGCTGTAGCGGTTGGCACTCGTCTGTATATCTGGAGTGGTAGAGATGGTTACAGAAAAGCTTGGAACAATCAAGTTTGCTGCAAAGATCTTTGGTACCTTGATACTG AGAAACCTCCAGCACCATCACAGGTACAGCTGATTAGAGCTACAACCAACTCTTTTCAAGTGAAATGGGATGAAGTACCTACAGTTGAAGGATATCTTCTTCAGTTACATGCTGACTCGCCAGTGCCATCAGTGGCTGGAATACCTGGGACTGGGGTTCCTGAGACATCAGTGCTGAGTTCACAAG gtCCTCAGACTTCAGCAAATGTAGGTGAATTACATGACTTGGACAAACGAACTGTAAATCCTGATGCTTCTGTATCCAGTACTGTCTCCAGCACACGAACTATGGTAACCCAGCAGGCTGTTAAAACTGAATCATCAAGTACAAATGGGGCAGTTGTAAAAGATGAAACTTCACTAACAACATTCAATTCAAAATCTGAAG CTGCTGAAACTGCTTATATCACACCTTCGACAAGGGTCAATACGGGGCAGACAAATGATTCACACTCCTCT AAAACTCCACAAAGACAAATGGCACCGGTGAAAACAAGAGACCGGCGGTGGTATGATGTTGGAATTTTTAAGAACAACAGTGCTGTGGTGAGCCAGTTCTACTTGCTGCCAGAGGAAACACTGAGCATCTCTAACAAG atggaaagTGCAGATGTACCAGACTACAGATTACTTAAGAAACAGGATCTTTTTCCAGGCACAGTGTACAGGTTCAGAGTTGCTGCAATTAATGGCTGTGGTGTTGGGCCATTCAGTAAAGTCAGTGAATTCAAGACTTGCATTCCAGGTTTTCCTGGAGCTCCTTCAACAGTCAAAATCACCAAG agTGTAGACTGTATTCATCTTTCTTGGGAGCCTCCTGCTTCACCCTCcggaaatattttagaatattctGCCTACTTAGCAATCCGTTCCACACAATTACAGGAAAATCCAAGTCAGCTTGTATTTATGAGAATATACTGTGGTCTTAAAACATCATGTATAGTGACTGCTGCCCAGCTTTCAAATGCTCATGTTGATTACACTTCCCGACCTGCAATAGTGTTCAGAATTTCTGCAAAGAATGAGAGAGGATATGGACCAGCCACACAAGTTCGATGGCTTCAAG ATATGAAAACATCAAGCTCGAAGTAG
- the HCFC2 gene encoding host cell factor 2 isoform X1, with amino-acid sequence MAAAAAGLSWRRVSSSTGPVPRSRHGHRAVAIRELVIIFGGGNEGIADELHVYNTATNQWFLPAVRGDIPPGCAAHGFVCDGTRILVFGGMVEYGRYSNDLYELQASRWLWKKVKPQAPSTGSPPCPRLGHSFSLYGNKCYLFGGLANESEDSNNNVPRYLNDFYELELQHASGVVGWSIPVTKGILPSPRESHTAIVYCRKDLGNPKMYIFGGMCGCRLNDLWELDIETMTWSRPETKGTVPLPRSLHTANVIGNKMYVFGGWVPQSAGGEISAHDGEWKCTGSFSYLNLDTTEWIGLISDCQEDKSNLLPGPRAGHCAVAVGTRLYIWSGRDGYRKAWNNQVCCKDLWYLDTEKPPAPSQVQLIRATTNSFQVKWDEVPTVEGYLLQLHADSPVPSVAGIPGTGVPETSVLSSQGGSSLHQSPQSLPSVPYPEMKVDHPSQTNNVIPNNVQVSLSSNSLLKVEGKEKVAAPENKITQETMKNHADATGFKESNAPSLLPVCTSSPQTSANVGELHDLDKRTVNPDASVSSTVSSTRTMVTQQAVKTESSSTNGAVVKDETSLTTFNSKSEAAETAYITPSTRVNTGQTNDSHSSKTPQRQMAPVKTRDRRWYDVGIFKNNSAVVSQFYLLPEETLSISNKMESADVPDYRLLKKQDLFPGTVYRFRVAAINGCGVGPFSKVSEFKTCIPGFPGAPSTVKITKSVDCIHLSWEPPASPSGNILEYSAYLAIRSTQLQENPSQLVFMRIYCGLKTSCIVTAAQLSNAHVDYTSRPAIVFRISAKNERGYGPATQVRWLQGKVRVRRSI; translated from the exons ATGGCGGCGGCCGCCGCTGGACTGAGCTGGAGGCGGGTGTCTTCCTCCACGGGGCCGGTGCCGCGTTCCCGCCACGGGCACCGTGCGGTCGCCATTCGCGAGCTGGTCATTATCTTCGGGGGCGGCAACGAGGGCATCGCCGATGAGCTGCACGTCTACAACACGg cTACAAATCAGTGGTTCCTTCCTGCTGTAAGGGGAGATATTCCTCCAGGCTGTGCAGCACATGGATTTGTTTGTGATGGTACCAGAATACTAGTTTTTGGAGGAATGGTTGAATATGGAAGATACAGTAATGATTTATATGAATTACAG GCAAGTCGATGGCtctggaaaaaagtaaaacctcAGGCTCCTTCCACTGGATCACCACCTTGTCCTCGACTTGGCCACAGCTTTTCTTTATACGGTAACAAGTGCTATTTATTTGGTGGCCTGGCAAATGAAAGTGAGGATTCAAATAATAATGTTCCCAG ATATTTAAATGATTTCTATGAACTGGAGCTGCAACATGCTTCTGGAGTTGTTGGCTGGAGTATTCCTGTGACCAAAGGGATCTTGCCATCTCCCCGAGAATCTCACACAGCCATCGTATACTGCAGAAAAGATTTGGGAAATCCAAAGATGTATATTTTTGGAGGGATGTGTGGCTGTCGGCTTAATGATCTCTGGGAACTTGACATAG aaaccATGACCTGGTCAAGACCAGAAACTAAAGGGACAGTACCACTTCCTCGCAGTCTCCATACGGCCAATGTAATAGGAAACAA AATGTATGTTTTTGGTGGATGGGTTCCACAGTCAGCAGGAGGTGAAATTTCTGCTCATGATGGTGAATGGAAATGTACCGGTTCATTTTCTTATCTTAATTTGG ATACCACAGAATGGATAGGTCTGATCTCAGATTGCCAGGAGGACAAAAGTAACTTGTTACCAGGGCCAAGAGCAGGACACTGTGCTGTAGCGGTTGGCACTCGTCTGTATATCTGGAGTGGTAGAGATGGTTACAGAAAAGCTTGGAACAATCAAGTTTGCTGCAAAGATCTTTGGTACCTTGATACTG AGAAACCTCCAGCACCATCACAGGTACAGCTGATTAGAGCTACAACCAACTCTTTTCAAGTGAAATGGGATGAAGTACCTACAGTTGAAGGATATCTTCTTCAGTTACATGCTGACTCGCCAGTGCCATCAGTGGCTGGAATACCTGGGACTGGGGTTCCTGAGACATCAGTGCTGAGTTCACAAG GTGGCTCTTCTCTACATCAAAGTCCACAATCATTGCCTAGTGTCCCTTATCCAGAAATGAAGGTGGATCATCCCAGCCAAACAAATAATGTCATTCCTAATAAC GTCCAAGTTTCCCTTTCATCCAACTCATTATTAaaagtagaaggaaaagaaaaggttgcAGCACCTGAAAACAAGATTACACAAGAGACTATGAAAAACCATGCAGATGCTACAGGATTCAAAGAATCAAATGCCCCTTCTCTTTTGCCTGTTTGTACTTCAA gtCCTCAGACTTCAGCAAATGTAGGTGAATTACATGACTTGGACAAACGAACTGTAAATCCTGATGCTTCTGTATCCAGTACTGTCTCCAGCACACGAACTATGGTAACCCAGCAGGCTGTTAAAACTGAATCATCAAGTACAAATGGGGCAGTTGTAAAAGATGAAACTTCACTAACAACATTCAATTCAAAATCTGAAG CTGCTGAAACTGCTTATATCACACCTTCGACAAGGGTCAATACGGGGCAGACAAATGATTCACACTCCTCT AAAACTCCACAAAGACAAATGGCACCGGTGAAAACAAGAGACCGGCGGTGGTATGATGTTGGAATTTTTAAGAACAACAGTGCTGTGGTGAGCCAGTTCTACTTGCTGCCAGAGGAAACACTGAGCATCTCTAACAAG atggaaagTGCAGATGTACCAGACTACAGATTACTTAAGAAACAGGATCTTTTTCCAGGCACAGTGTACAGGTTCAGAGTTGCTGCAATTAATGGCTGTGGTGTTGGGCCATTCAGTAAAGTCAGTGAATTCAAGACTTGCATTCCAGGTTTTCCTGGAGCTCCTTCAACAGTCAAAATCACCAAG agTGTAGACTGTATTCATCTTTCTTGGGAGCCTCCTGCTTCACCCTCcggaaatattttagaatattctGCCTACTTAGCAATCCGTTCCACACAATTACAGGAAAATCCAAGTCAGCTTGTATTTATGAGAATATACTGTGGTCTTAAAACATCATGTATAGTGACTGCTGCCCAGCTTTCAAATGCTCATGTTGATTACACTTCCCGACCTGCAATAGTGTTCAGAATTTCTGCAAAGAATGAGAGAGGATATGGACCAGCCACACAAGTTCGATGGCTTCAAGGTAAAGTCCGTGTCAGACGCAGCATTTAA
- the HCFC2 gene encoding host cell factor 2 isoform X2, with translation MAAAAAGLSWRRVSSSTGPVPRSRHGHRAVAIRELVIIFGGGNEGIADELHVYNTATNQWFLPAVRGDIPPGCAAHGFVCDGTRILVFGGMVEYGRYSNDLYELQASRWLWKKVKPQAPSTGSPPCPRLGHSFSLYGNKCYLFGGLANESEDSNNNVPRYLNDFYELELQHASGVVGWSIPVTKGILPSPRESHTAIVYCRKDLGNPKMYIFGGMCGCRLNDLWELDIETMTWSRPETKGTVPLPRSLHTANVIGNKMYVFGGWVPQSAGGEISAHDGEWKCTGSFSYLNLDTTEWIGLISDCQEDKSNLLPGPRAGHCAVAVGTRLYIWSGRDGYRKAWNNQVCCKDLWYLDTEKPPAPSQVQLIRATTNSFQVKWDEVPTVEGYLLQLHADSPVPSVAGIPGTGVPETSVLSSQGGSSLHQSPQSLPSVPYPEMKVDHPSQTNNVIPNNVQVSLSSNSLLKVEGKEKVAAPENKITQETMKNHADATGFKESNAPSLLPVCTSSPQTSANVGELHDLDKRTVNPDASVSSTVSSTRTMVTQQAVKTESSSTNGAVVKDETSLTTFNSKSEAAETAYITPSTRVNTGQTNDSHSSKTPQRQMAPVKTRDRRWYDVGIFKNNSAVVSQFYLLPEETLSISNKMESADVPDYRLLKKQDLFPGTVYRFRVAAINGCGVGPFSKVSEFKTCIPGFPGAPSTVKITKSVDCIHLSWEPPASPSGNILEYSAYLAIRSTQLQENPSQLVFMRIYCGLKTSCIVTAAQLSNAHVDYTSRPAIVFRISAKNERGYGPATQVRWLQDMKTSSSK, from the exons ATGGCGGCGGCCGCCGCTGGACTGAGCTGGAGGCGGGTGTCTTCCTCCACGGGGCCGGTGCCGCGTTCCCGCCACGGGCACCGTGCGGTCGCCATTCGCGAGCTGGTCATTATCTTCGGGGGCGGCAACGAGGGCATCGCCGATGAGCTGCACGTCTACAACACGg cTACAAATCAGTGGTTCCTTCCTGCTGTAAGGGGAGATATTCCTCCAGGCTGTGCAGCACATGGATTTGTTTGTGATGGTACCAGAATACTAGTTTTTGGAGGAATGGTTGAATATGGAAGATACAGTAATGATTTATATGAATTACAG GCAAGTCGATGGCtctggaaaaaagtaaaacctcAGGCTCCTTCCACTGGATCACCACCTTGTCCTCGACTTGGCCACAGCTTTTCTTTATACGGTAACAAGTGCTATTTATTTGGTGGCCTGGCAAATGAAAGTGAGGATTCAAATAATAATGTTCCCAG ATATTTAAATGATTTCTATGAACTGGAGCTGCAACATGCTTCTGGAGTTGTTGGCTGGAGTATTCCTGTGACCAAAGGGATCTTGCCATCTCCCCGAGAATCTCACACAGCCATCGTATACTGCAGAAAAGATTTGGGAAATCCAAAGATGTATATTTTTGGAGGGATGTGTGGCTGTCGGCTTAATGATCTCTGGGAACTTGACATAG aaaccATGACCTGGTCAAGACCAGAAACTAAAGGGACAGTACCACTTCCTCGCAGTCTCCATACGGCCAATGTAATAGGAAACAA AATGTATGTTTTTGGTGGATGGGTTCCACAGTCAGCAGGAGGTGAAATTTCTGCTCATGATGGTGAATGGAAATGTACCGGTTCATTTTCTTATCTTAATTTGG ATACCACAGAATGGATAGGTCTGATCTCAGATTGCCAGGAGGACAAAAGTAACTTGTTACCAGGGCCAAGAGCAGGACACTGTGCTGTAGCGGTTGGCACTCGTCTGTATATCTGGAGTGGTAGAGATGGTTACAGAAAAGCTTGGAACAATCAAGTTTGCTGCAAAGATCTTTGGTACCTTGATACTG AGAAACCTCCAGCACCATCACAGGTACAGCTGATTAGAGCTACAACCAACTCTTTTCAAGTGAAATGGGATGAAGTACCTACAGTTGAAGGATATCTTCTTCAGTTACATGCTGACTCGCCAGTGCCATCAGTGGCTGGAATACCTGGGACTGGGGTTCCTGAGACATCAGTGCTGAGTTCACAAG GTGGCTCTTCTCTACATCAAAGTCCACAATCATTGCCTAGTGTCCCTTATCCAGAAATGAAGGTGGATCATCCCAGCCAAACAAATAATGTCATTCCTAATAAC GTCCAAGTTTCCCTTTCATCCAACTCATTATTAaaagtagaaggaaaagaaaaggttgcAGCACCTGAAAACAAGATTACACAAGAGACTATGAAAAACCATGCAGATGCTACAGGATTCAAAGAATCAAATGCCCCTTCTCTTTTGCCTGTTTGTACTTCAA gtCCTCAGACTTCAGCAAATGTAGGTGAATTACATGACTTGGACAAACGAACTGTAAATCCTGATGCTTCTGTATCCAGTACTGTCTCCAGCACACGAACTATGGTAACCCAGCAGGCTGTTAAAACTGAATCATCAAGTACAAATGGGGCAGTTGTAAAAGATGAAACTTCACTAACAACATTCAATTCAAAATCTGAAG CTGCTGAAACTGCTTATATCACACCTTCGACAAGGGTCAATACGGGGCAGACAAATGATTCACACTCCTCT AAAACTCCACAAAGACAAATGGCACCGGTGAAAACAAGAGACCGGCGGTGGTATGATGTTGGAATTTTTAAGAACAACAGTGCTGTGGTGAGCCAGTTCTACTTGCTGCCAGAGGAAACACTGAGCATCTCTAACAAG atggaaagTGCAGATGTACCAGACTACAGATTACTTAAGAAACAGGATCTTTTTCCAGGCACAGTGTACAGGTTCAGAGTTGCTGCAATTAATGGCTGTGGTGTTGGGCCATTCAGTAAAGTCAGTGAATTCAAGACTTGCATTCCAGGTTTTCCTGGAGCTCCTTCAACAGTCAAAATCACCAAG agTGTAGACTGTATTCATCTTTCTTGGGAGCCTCCTGCTTCACCCTCcggaaatattttagaatattctGCCTACTTAGCAATCCGTTCCACACAATTACAGGAAAATCCAAGTCAGCTTGTATTTATGAGAATATACTGTGGTCTTAAAACATCATGTATAGTGACTGCTGCCCAGCTTTCAAATGCTCATGTTGATTACACTTCCCGACCTGCAATAGTGTTCAGAATTTCTGCAAAGAATGAGAGAGGATATGGACCAGCCACACAAGTTCGATGGCTTCAAG ATATGAAAACATCAAGCTCGAAGTAG